One genomic window of Cannabis sativa cultivar Pink pepper isolate KNU-18-1 chromosome 2, ASM2916894v1, whole genome shotgun sequence includes the following:
- the LOC133034243 gene encoding secreted RxLR effector protein 161-like, whose translation MDMGVAKKILGIEIRRDKKEKRLLLTQQSYIEKVIKRFNIKDGKETQVPLAGHFAFTTEQSPKDEKSKKRMEEIPYAKAIGSVIYAMISTRPNIAYVVSTLSRFMSNPSEDHWTGLKWLLRYLITTSNYGLKFEKTGSTLKLEGFVDVDYASNKDTRKSITSYCFQLNSCCINWKSQLQPVVSLSTTEAEFMAITEAFKEATWIKGILQEINMLKGKVFVFSDSQSAIHLSKNPVYHERSKHIDIRMFWIRDKIEVGEIEL comes from the coding sequence ATGGACATGGGAGTTGCTAAGAAAATCCTAGGCATTGAAATCAGAAGAGACAAGAAGGAAAAGAGGCTGCTGCTTACACAACAATCTTACATTGAGAAGGTCATTAAGAGGTTCAATATAAAGGATGGAAAAGAGACTCAAGTTCCATTAGCTGGCCATTTTGCATTCACAACTGAACAATCTCCAAAAGATGAAAAATCCAAGAAAAGAATGGAAGAAATTCCTTATGCCAAAGCCATTGGAAGTGTTATATATGCTATGATAAGCACAAGGCCTAACATAGCATATGTTGTCAGCACTTTGAGTCGATTTATGTCCAATCCTAGTGAGGATCATTGGACTGGTTTAAAATGGCTTTTAAGGTATCTAATAACAACCTCAAACTATGGTTTGAAGTTTGAAAAGACTGGCAGTACATTGAAGTTAGAAGGATTTGTTGATGTTGATTATGCATCAAACAAGGACACTAGAAAGTCGATTACTAGCTACTGTTTCCAGTTGAATTCATGCTGTATAAACTGGAAATCTCAGCTACAACCTGTTGTTTCTTTGTCAACTACAGAAGCCGAGTTTATGGCAATAACAGAGGCCTTCAAGGAAGCAACATGGATCAAGGGTATTCTACAAGAAATCAACATGCTGAAAGGAAAAGTTTTTGTATTTTCAGACAGTCAATCTGCCATTCACTTGAGCAAGAACCCAGTCTACCATGAGAGATCCAAACATATCGACATTAGAATGTTTTGGATCAGGGACAAAATAGAAGTTGGAGAAATCGAATTGTAG